The Horticoccus luteus DNA window AAAGGAAGTTTTTTGTCCACGATCAGCAGGAGCGCGAAACTATACGCGACGGCCAGATAGATGCCGGGCAAGATGAGGAGGACAAAGCCGAGGGCGACGAGCGCGTAGGTGACGGCGGTGGCCAGGGCGAGGGGAATGAACGCCACACTGAAGCCGGAAAACGCGTCGCCCAGAGTCGCAGTGTGCCCGCGGAGTTTTTTGAGATAAAAGGCGTAGAGGCCGCCGTAGAAGACGCCGCTGAGGAAGAACGTCACGAACCATTTGAGGACGGGAATCACGCTGGCGACCAAGGTGACCAGAAGAACGACGGTGGTGACGCCGACGATGCCCCAGAAGTCGCTCTTCAGCAGTTCCCAACTGCGTTCGAAACAGGAGATGACGTCGATCTTCGCGGCGCGGGCGATGAGATCGGCGGCGTAAGCGCGATAGTCGGAGGGCGGCGGCACGGAGGCCGGTGTGTCGTGGGCCAAGGGTGTGGCCGGCGTGCCGAATTCGGCGAAGTCACCAAGGCGGCGCCACTCGACTTCGCGGTCGCGGCGGGCTTTCGTGTCCAGTGTGGCGCGGCCCGCGGCAATCCAAGCGCGC harbors:
- a CDS encoding GYF domain-containing protein; this encodes MFTIIGGDGREYGPVTAEQVRAWIAAGRATLDTKARRDREVEWRRLGDFAEFGTPATPLAHDTPASVPPPSDYRAYAADLIARAAKIDVISCFERSWELLKSDFWGIVGVTTVVLLVTLVASVIPVLKWFVTFFLSGVFYGGLYAFYLKKLRGHTATLGDAFSGFSVAFIPLALATAVTYALVALGFVLLILPGIYLAVAYSFALLLIVDKKLPFWDALEVSRRVITAQWWRVFFLLILGAIIGAAGVLALFVGLFITMPIAIGAVTVAYERLCNPPPRA